GACGAGACCATCACCTTTGGGATTTACAAAATGGAAGTGACCCAGAAAAATCTGCTGAGCAACCCGAAAGCCTGGGTACTGGCAGCGACCATGGACGGCGGCCCCAAGGGCTACCGCCTCGAGGGAACCGCTAAGGCAGAGGATAAACAACTTATTTTTACACCTGAAAAGGCCGAGGAATTGCTGTAATCCTGTTCAGGAATAAAATAAAAAAATCACAGGGCGGTGAGGCCCTGTGATTTTTTTGTCTGAAAAAGGTTTTTAGTCGACCTGATACACCTCTTCCTTTGGCAGGACGATGACGCCAGAGCTCTTGAGCACCTCGATGGCTTTTTCCTGATCGCTGGTTTTCATGATCACCAGCGGCATGGCACTTTGATTGCGCATGACAAAGGAATAGACGTATTCCACATTGATGTCATTATCGGACAGGGTGTCAAAAATGCGGTACATGGCTCCGATACGGTCCTCAGGCTCAACGGCCAGCACATCGGTCATTTTGGCCACATGGCCGGCTTCCTTCAAAAGCTCAGCGGCTTTGTAGGGCTCGTTGACAACCAGACGGAGAATGCCGAACTCGGAGCTGTCAAAAACCGAGATGGCCCGGATATCAATTCCGGCGTCACAGATCACCTTGGTGATGCTGGCGAGGTGTCCTTTTTTGTTTTCGATAAAAATGGATAATTGTTTAATTAACATATCGGGTCTCCTTATTTTTCGCCCCGAAGGTCGAGGACACGCTGGGCCTTTCCTTCGGAACGTTTTAAGCTCTTGGGTTCAACGAGGTGGATGGTTGGGTGGATTCCCAGAATGGTGTGCAGCTTGGTCTTGATTTCGGAGTAAAGCGCTTCCAGCTTGGTCACCGAATCCAGCAGGTCGTGGTCGACCACCTCCACATCAATCTCGATTTTATCCAGATACCCCTTCTTGCTCACGGTAATCAGATAGTTGGAGCCAATGCCGTCAATGCTCAGCAGCACTTCCTCAATCTGAGACGGGAAGACATTGACGCCGCTGATGATGAGCATATCGTCGGTACGGCCTTCGATTTTAGCCATGCGGGCCGTGGTGCGGCCACAGGCGCAGGTGGTGTAGTCGAGATGGGTGATATCCTTGGTGCGGTAACGGATCAGCGGCAGGGCCTGCTTGGTGATGGGGGTGATGACCAGCTCGCCGGTTTCGCCCTCTGGCAGTACCTCCAGGGTGACCGGGTCAATGATTTCCGCGATAAAATGGTCCTCATTGATGTGCATGCCGGTGAGCGCAGGGCACTCGCCGGAGACACCGGGCCCGATGAGCTCGCTCATCCCGTAGTTTTCAGTGGCGAACAGGCCAAAGGCCTCGTTGATCTTGGCGCGCATGGCCTCGGTGGAGCCCTCGCCGCCAAAACAGCCGACCCGCAGGTTTAAATCCACTGCCGGATCCAGGCCCATATCCTGGGCCACTTCGGCCAGGCGCAGCGCGTAGGATGGCGTGCCGATGAGGACGGTGGCGCCAAAATCCTTCATGATTTTTATCTGCTTCTGGGTATTGCCGCTGGACATGGGCACGACCCCGGCGCCCACCTTTTCAAGGCCCTGGTGCAGGCCAAAAGCCCCGGTGAACAGGCCGTAGCCAAAGGATACATGGGCGGTATCCCGTTTTGTCACGCCGCCCATGGTAACCAGGCGGGCGATACATTCGGCCCAGGTTTCAAGATCCTTCCTGGTGTAGCCCACCACGGTGGGGTTGCCGGTGGTACCGGAGGACGCGTGGTAGCGCACGATTTTTTCCTTAGGCACCGCGAACAGGCCAAAGGGATAGTTCATCCGCAGGTCCTCCTTGGTGGTGAAGGGGAGGAAACGCAGATCCTCCAGAGAGCGGATATCCTCAGGCTTGATTTTATTGGCCTTAAACAGGTTTCGGTAGTAGGGCACATTTTTGTACACGTGCTTGAGTGTTTTTTTCAGACGTTTGAATTGAATTTCACGGATTTCTTCACGGGGCAGGGTTTCTTTTAATGACCAAATCATATTTATTTACTCCTCGATGTTTTATGCTCTATTTGCCGGGACGCCAGGAACTCTTGAGCGGCACCACCTGGTTAAAGACCGGATTTTCCGCGGTTGAATATTTGGGATCCACGGAGAAATAACCCTGGCGGACAAACTGGAATTTATCGTAAGGGGCGGCCTCCATTACACGCGGTTCGACCCAGGCGGTGATCTT
This region of Eubacterium sp. 1001713B170207_170306_E7 genomic DNA includes:
- a CDS encoding pyridoxamine 5'-phosphate oxidase family protein, with amino-acid sequence MKIQEDIKKVIEGSAFVVIDTVGENNLPHPIIAGKGEVGDETITFGIYKMEVTQKNLLSNPKAWVLAATMDGGPKGYRLEGTAKAEDKQLIFTPEKAEELL
- a CDS encoding amino acid-binding protein; translated protein: MLIKQLSIFIENKKGHLASITKVICDAGIDIRAISVFDSSEFGILRLVVNEPYKAAELLKEAGHVAKMTDVLAVEPEDRIGAMYRIFDTLSDNDINVEYVYSFVMRNQSAMPLVIMKTSDQEKAIEVLKSSGVIVLPKEEVYQVD
- a CDS encoding phenylacetate--CoA ligase, which codes for MIWSLKETLPREEIREIQFKRLKKTLKHVYKNVPYYRNLFKANKIKPEDIRSLEDLRFLPFTTKEDLRMNYPFGLFAVPKEKIVRYHASSGTTGNPTVVGYTRKDLETWAECIARLVTMGGVTKRDTAHVSFGYGLFTGAFGLHQGLEKVGAGVVPMSSGNTQKQIKIMKDFGATVLIGTPSYALRLAEVAQDMGLDPAVDLNLRVGCFGGEGSTEAMRAKINEAFGLFATENYGMSELIGPGVSGECPALTGMHINEDHFIAEIIDPVTLEVLPEGETGELVITPITKQALPLIRYRTKDITHLDYTTCACGRTTARMAKIEGRTDDMLIISGVNVFPSQIEEVLLSIDGIGSNYLITVSKKGYLDKIEIDVEVVDHDLLDSVTKLEALYSEIKTKLHTILGIHPTIHLVEPKSLKRSEGKAQRVLDLRGEK